The genomic region CTATTGGAGAAGCTTCTAAAGAAATTTCTAAGCAAAAACAAAATGATAATGGACAAAATCTAGCAACAAAACAAGATATTCAAGATATGCTTGATAAAGCTTTAGCTAAACAAGGCATCGAAAATAAAACTAGTGATGAACAAAAGAATAACATCGTAAATGCTTTGATTAATTTCCAAAATTCTCCAATTTCTGCCGATAAATCTTATACTAAAAACGTTAATAACACAATTGAAAATGTTAAAGATTCTACTGGTAATTTAATGAATAAGGCTAAAGATTGGATGAATAGTAAAGAAGGACAAGCCGCTACTCAAAATGCCAAAAACTGGTTTGAACGTTTTGTTAACTGGGTTAAAAATCTTTTTGGTTGGAATTAATTATAATGCAAAAAAGCTTGGCGTTATGCCAAGCCTTTTTTCTTTTACTTTAATGACAATAGATATATTTTAATGAATGAAGGGTGAAACCTAAATCTTTAAAAATTGGGAGTGTTAGATTATGGATTACGCAAAGAGACAATTAAAAGCATTGAGTAGAATTTCAAAGAAAATCATGGACGCTGAGAACCACTTAACAAAAATTGAAGACGGTGTCGATGAAAAGAAACATCGTACTGCACAACATGAAACTATTAAAGACATCAAATCAATTTTGAAACATGCTGTTAAGGTTGATAAAGATGAAATCAAGATCATGGTGCATGAAGATGAAGGCCACAAAGACTCAGTACAAAATCACTACGTATATGAAGAAGACGAAGAAGATGTAATCAAACATTTACGCGAAGAATTTAAAGAATTGGACAAAAAACTTGACCAATTGAAGGGGTCTGAAGGTTATGAAGTTAAAGCATTCTTAGCCGAAAAAGATTACATTGAAAAAGCTAAAGAAATTTTAGTTGAAGCACACAAATTTGATGTTGATGACGAGTAAATTAATTAATTTACAAAATAAATAGGTTCGAGCCCTAAAATAAAAGAGGTTATGGCTTATGTGTCACAACCTCTTTTTAACCGATTAAATTTTACTGAACTAATAACCATTTCAAAATCTTGACTAAATAAAAAAAGGTAGCAGTCAATTTGCTACCTTTTTATTTATTATTCATATGGATCTTCAGAAACTTTCTTCTTCACTAACCCCATAATAATTCCCGCAATAATTGCGCCAATTACTGTTGCTAATACATAACCAACCCAATTAGTTGCTAATGGTGTTACCCATAAACCACCATGAGGAGCAGGAACCCCAACTTTCATCAAACCAACAATTCCTCCACCAATTGCTGAACCAATTACACATGATGGAATAACACGTAATGGATCCGCTGTAGCAAATGGAATTGCTCCTTCTGTAATAAATGAGAATCCTAATACCCAGTTAGTAACACCTGCTTGACGTTCTTGTTTTGTAAATTTGTTCTTAAATAAAACTGTACCAATAGCTGTAGCAAATGGAGGAATCATACCACCAACCATTACAGCAGCCATTAAAATTGCAGCTGTTGCTGAATGTGGATCATTAGCAAATGCTCCTGATGCGAAAACATATGCAGCTTTGTTAAATGGGCCACCCATATCAATAGCCATCATTCCAGCAAGGATAGTTGTTAATAAGACTAAATTACCTGTACCCATGCTATTTAAGAAATTAGTAATCCAAAGGTTAATTCCAGAGAAGATTGGATTAATAATGAAGTACATAATCAATGCAATAAAGAGTAATCCAAGGATTGGATATAGAAGCATTGGTTTCATTCCTTCAAGTGATTTAGGTAATTTAGCAAAGAGTTTCTTTAAGCCAACCACAATGTATCCAGCAATAAAACCAGCTGCGATACCACCTAAAAATCCTGCTGATGAAGCAGCACCATGTTGAATATTTGCGATATATGCTCCACCAAATGATCCCTTATAAACCATTGCCATAAATCCACCAACAAAACCTGGCATTAAGGCTGGTTGATCACCAATTGATTCAGCAATATATGCAGCTAATACAGGTACCATAAAGGCAAATGCCATATTACCAGCATTGTTCAAAAAGACAAATGCTTCTGATTTTGAACCACCCATGTAGTTTTCAACTACAAATGAAAGGGCCATCAAAATCCCACCACCAATAACAAATGGAAGCATGTGTGAAATACCATTCATTAATTGTTTGTAGATATTTGCCCAAATTCCTGAACCTGATTCTTCTTGTTCGTTAGAACTATCATCACCATTTGCATGATAAATAGGTGCCTTATCATCTAAAACATCTTGAATTAATTTTTCAGGTTCCTTAATCCCTGCTGTTACAGGTTTATTTACTAAATGCTTACCATCAAATCGACTCATTGCAACTTTTTTATCTGCAGCTACAATAACTCCTTTAGCACGTTTGATTTCGTCATTTGTTAATTCATGTTTGATACCTTCTGAACCGTTTGTTTCAACTTTGATATCAACACCCATTTTTTTAGCTGTTTTCTTTAAGTTTTCTTCTGCCATATATGTGTGAGCAATACCATTTGGACATGCTGTAACAGCTACAATATATGGTTTGTCACTATTCGCAGGCGTTTCTGCTGCTTTTTTCTCAGCTTCTTTTTCAGCTACAGCCTTTGCAAAGATGTCTTGAACTTGATCTGGTGTTTCAGCTTTCTTCAAAGCAGCCACTACATCTGGATTCATTAACACTTGTGATAAAGCAGCTAAAGCTTGCAAGTGAGTATTATCTGCACCTTCTGGAGCAGCAATCATAAAGAATAAGTGTGCTGGCTGACCATCCATTGAGTCATAATCGACACCCTTAATGCTTCGTGCAAACATTACTGCTGGTTTCTTTACAGCTTCATCATGAGCATGAGGAATTGCAATTCCATCGCCCATTCCTGTTGAACCTTCTGCTTCACGCTTTAAAATATCTTTTTTATATAATTCTTCATCACTAATGATACCTTTTTCATAGTAATTATGAACCATTTCATCAATTACGCCCTCTTTGGTTGTAGCTTTAAGGTTCATAATCATGATATCTTTCATCAATAATTTACGAATATCCATAATAATTCTCCTTATTTATATTCTGTAATCTTAATTTGAGGTAAAATTTCGTCAATTTTAGCTTTTGTTGCTAAATCCTCAGAAAATGCTGTTGCAGAACCTGAAGCTAATCCATAACGAAATGCTTCAACAGGATCTTTTGTTTGAGCATATGTTCCTGTAAATCCAGCCAACATTGAATCCCCTGCACCAACTGAATTAATTACAGTTCCCTTCGGTGCAAGAGAACGGTAAACTTTGTCTTTAGTTACCATTAAGCCACCATCGCCTGCCATAGAAATTAAAACATGTTGCGCACCCATGTCTAACAATTTCTTTGCATATTTAACAATGTCATCGATTCCATCAAATTTCACGTGGAACATTTCTGCTAATTCATGATTATTAGGTTTAACAACTAGTGGGTGTTCTGGCAATGTTTTTAATAAACTATCTCCAGTTGTATCAATTACAAATTGTGCACCTTTTTCACGAATAATTTTAATTAAATCAAAATAGAAATTATCATCTAATCCTGGAAGTAAACTACCTGCAAAAACAACAGTATCATCTGCTGTTAACTTGTCAAATTGCTTTTTAAAACTTGCAAGTTCTTCATCAGTTAATTTAGGTCCACGACCGTTAATTTCTGTTTCTTTCTCAGCTTTAATTTTAACGTTAATTCGAGTATTTTTTTCAATCGGTGTAAAATCTGTTTTTAGTCCCACTTCTTCTAGTGAAGATTTTACAAAATCTCCAGTGAAACCACCTAAGAATCCCCAGGCAATACTATCATG from Ligilactobacillus cholophilus harbors:
- a CDS encoding PTS fructose transporter subunit IIABC, translating into MDIRKLLMKDIMIMNLKATTKEGVIDEMVHNYYEKGIISDEELYKKDILKREAEGSTGMGDGIAIPHAHDEAVKKPAVMFARSIKGVDYDSMDGQPAHLFFMIAAPEGADNTHLQALAALSQVLMNPDVVAALKKAETPDQVQDIFAKAVAEKEAEKKAAETPANSDKPYIVAVTACPNGIAHTYMAEENLKKTAKKMGVDIKVETNGSEGIKHELTNDEIKRAKGVIVAADKKVAMSRFDGKHLVNKPVTAGIKEPEKLIQDVLDDKAPIYHANGDDSSNEQEESGSGIWANIYKQLMNGISHMLPFVIGGGILMALSFVVENYMGGSKSEAFVFLNNAGNMAFAFMVPVLAAYIAESIGDQPALMPGFVGGFMAMVYKGSFGGAYIANIQHGAASSAGFLGGIAAGFIAGYIVVGLKKLFAKLPKSLEGMKPMLLYPILGLLFIALIMYFIINPIFSGINLWITNFLNSMGTGNLVLLTTILAGMMAIDMGGPFNKAAYVFASGAFANDPHSATAAILMAAVMVGGMIPPFATAIGTVLFKNKFTKQERQAGVTNWVLGFSFITEGAIPFATADPLRVIPSCVIGSAIGGGIVGLMKVGVPAPHGGLWVTPLATNWVGYVLATVIGAIIAGIIMGLVKKKVSEDPYE
- the pfkB gene encoding 1-phosphofructokinase is translated as MIYTVTVNPSIDYIVQLANLNLGEVNRMDYDNMLPGGKGINVSRILQELGHDSIAWGFLGGFTGDFVKSSLEEVGLKTDFTPIEKNTRINVKIKAEKETEINGRGPKLTDEELASFKKQFDKLTADDTVVFAGSLLPGLDDNFYFDLIKIIREKGAQFVIDTTGDSLLKTLPEHPLVVKPNNHELAEMFHVKFDGIDDIVKYAKKLLDMGAQHVLISMAGDGGLMVTKDKVYRSLAPKGTVINSVGAGDSMLAGFTGTYAQTKDPVEAFRYGLASGSATAFSEDLATKAKIDEILPQIKITEYK